TGGAAATACTCCTTCCAGAGGTCTTCATGTAGCTGTCTACAGTGCTTATTTTTCTGGGCTAGGTATTCCAGAAAGAATTTGCTGTCAGCTTCAACAAGTAACTTTTCCTTGTGTAGTGCTCTGCATTCCTCCAGTACCAGGTCCCTGTGAATTTGAACTTCTTCCGTTTCCTTGTTTAGCTTCTTCAGTGCCAACACTGTCTTTCCTTTAACCCTTTTCTCCCACTTTGTTAGCTTGTCTGGTGTGAAAAATTTATGTAACATACTTAGATACGCTGATGTATGAGGACTCATGTGGGTCTCAGCAAACCTGAAGAACAAATGAGACATTTGTCAGTTCTTAGTGacaatttaggaaataaaaataaacaaaacccccaCAAAATTGTCctttattcctaaaaaaaaaaaacaaaaaaaactcttccAGCTCCTATTATATTCCAGACACTATGCAAGTTATGGAGGAAACAACTAAGTGTAGAGATCAGTAATGTAGCTTATAATCCTCAGAGATGTATTCCCTACAGTCCCGGGAGGTATTAGGTCaattttacaaaggagaaaacaggTTTAGGAGtgtaagtgatttgcccaagacTTAATGCTGTTAGCAAGTGGCAGAGCTTGGGTATGAAATATTGACTTTAGGAGTTACAGAACACTGTAGAAGCTACAAAGGGTCAAAGAAACAGACAGGTTGATGGGACTATGAATAATTTTCTCAGCTCTTTGATCATATTTCCCGTTTCCAAGAGCCCTTCCGTGCAAACGAAGCTACCTCTCTGTATACCTACCTGCTCCCGGAATCCAAGTGTTCACTAGGGCAACTCTGTAATTCAGTGAGGGTGACTGCGGAAGATCGAGCACTAGTGTCAAGGGTCCGGCGCGGTTCGAAGCTTTCATATACTGGAGGTTCTCGTGATCGTTTCTTTCGGTGGTCAATGAGACTCTGCAGTACCCGGCAACTCCGGAGATCGCACACTGCCATACTTGTGGCTGGTACAGATATTAGCAGTTTAAGCACCTCAGGGGACAAATGAGGCCTAGCAGCCGCCCCTCTAGCAGTTTGGTATCCCGCTGCTTTGGGGCAGACAAAGAGGTGCTCGCTTCTCGTTTTCGAACACCGGGAGTCCTGCCCGTGAGATGCCATCTCCTCTAGCCCTCCTGGGACTAGGGCTGTGCCCCTCTCAGTTCCTACTCGACGACGTCAGTGCCCTCCTCCTGGCTACCTCCAGTCCTCCTCTAGTTTGTCCAACGTCCCCACCTCCCCGCCACTGTCATTAGTTGGCTCCAGCAGGGTCGGACGCACAGAACACGCCCTCACGTCGGCCCAGCACCTCAGCCCTCGGTTTTCTGCGAATTGGATTCTTTGCACAATCGCAGTCTCGAACATCGCGGAAGACTCTCTAGGAGGGCACCGTCTCTATGGTGGGGTGGGCGGGGCCAGGGGAAAGATGGCGGCGCCCGTGGCAGCGGCGGATTCCGGGACTTCGGGAACTCCTAATCTCCCTGTGTGTCTGTTGGTGCTGGGAATGGCAGGTTCCGGAAAAACCACTTTTGTACAGGTGACATATATGGCACGGTCTTTGTAGGGGCGCACGTGAGGTTGCCTGTGGCGGGTGGAAGGCCAGGGAAAAAGGGAGGTCTCTGGGTATTTGGAGGGTGCTGGCGCGTGGCTTTCAGGGGACTTCCTATCtactccatttctttcttctgcgAAGTCTCAGACCCTAGCCTCCACCTGCGTACCTCAGTGCCTGATTGGTTCAGTTTATCATGTTTTAAATTGTCCTGCTCATAAAATTGCCAACTTTTTGAAGGCCGGAACTTATGAGTAGCTAGAGATTAATACACAGCTAGCACAGGTTTTCAGTGAAAAGTTGCCAAAGCATTATTTCTTGTGCACCTCATGTTCTAAGCAGTGAAAATGAAGTTGACAAGGTTCGTGCTCTCATGTTGTTAACgtttttatgaagaagaaaaccGTAATGTGCATCCATAAGTGATCTAGAGCATGGGAGGCACTGTTCGATGGGTGATAGGGTAGCATTTGAAATGAGAATTGAAGTTGTGGGGTGGACACAGCTTGTGGATATTTTAGGTAGAAGGAAATAGTGCCGAAGTTTTCAGGTAGAGTGGATGTAAGAGTGGAAGTTCTCTCTGGTTCCCCTTACCcctttcttcatcttcctccaACCCTCTGCATATGTCTGCAGAGGCTTACGGGACACCTGCATAGGCAAAGCTGTCCACCTTACGTGATCAACTTGGACCCAGCTGTGCACGAAGTCCCCTTTCCTGCCAATATTGGTGAGTAGACCGTCCCAAAACTTGTATGAAGTGcctcaaagaaaattaaaagcttcCATCCTGAAAATCTCAGTGCCttcagtttccttccttccttccttcctccccccctcccccctttctccTTTGACTTGATTTCTTGGAGtccctaaacaaaaaaaaaaacaaaaaacaaaaaaaaaaaattttttttttatactaggaattgaacccagagatgttttaccgctaagctatatccccagctctttttgatacagggtcttgctaagttgcacagggctttgctaaattgcttggagcttgtgatcctccggtctcagcctccagagttgcagGGAcaacaggcttgtgccactgtgcagGGCTAGGCTTGTTCCTTATTCACGTTTTTCTCTGTTtactccttcctctttcctacATTTATTTGTGCCCTTCCCATTCATCTTTATCCCTCCCCTCTTTCTAACCCTAGTGTGCCAGGTTATTGTAATTTGGGAAAGTGAAATGACACAAAGTCAgtccattggaaaaaaaaaattcagtttaataGACATCTATATCATAAACCTTTCAGTTGACTTTAGTACATAGACCTTTTCCACTTAGTTCCTTTTCTCAGTTTATCAGAGTGTACGAATTATTTTGCTATTGTTCACTCACTAATCTGTAGGACCTTTTTTCCACTCCCAAAGTTACATGggaaaatgtgtgtatatatgcatctGTGCATTGTTCTGAGGAGAGGCTCCCAATATTCATCAGATTTTTAAGAGGAGTTTGTGACTATACAAAAGATTAAGAATAGATGTTGGATGTGGTTGTGCACACCTTTGAACTctgtaactcaggaggctgatgcaggaggatcacagatttgaggccagcctgggcaacttagcaataacctttctcaaaataaaaaataaaaagggctgggtaagTAGCTTAGTGTggaacacccctggattcaagcccagtactaaaaaatagaaaaagaaaaagaaaaaaagagaatgggtGAGTGGTCCAGTGTGATGATTCTTGATAAGATCCAATAGTTCTGATTTTTAAGCTATTATTGTGTGATAAATCTAATGCTCTCCCTTCTGATGAAGCCAGAATTTGACAGGCTGGTAGGCGAGGGTCAGATCTGAGAACagaggaattgaaatgttaattccttcagagccc
The sequence above is a segment of the Marmota flaviventris isolate mMarFla1 chromosome 14, mMarFla1.hap1, whole genome shotgun sequence genome. Coding sequences within it:
- the Ccdc121 gene encoding coiled-coil domain-containing protein 121; amino-acid sequence: MASHGQDSRCSKTRSEHLFVCPKAAGYQTARGAAARPHLSPEVLKLLISVPATSMAVCDLRSCRVLQSLIDHRKKRSREPPVYESFEPRRTLDTSARSSAVTLTELQSCPSEHLDSGSRFAETHMSPHTSAYLSMLHKFFTPDKLTKWEKRVKGKTVLALKKLNKETEEVQIHRDLVLEECRALHKEKLLVEADSKFFLEYLAQKNKHCRQLHEDLWKEYFQKCGAIEKRRQELSSKYAKQTSDLKAQQLQGEKTQANLKEQLKAISKIKEKQDMRIESLEKEKEKIKAETPLKDQKAHLQFLQQKALLEKQLTNPYKKQSGERKKFIKAQTLESIAQKSSFEFCRGVYKENLQLQEELLQLLEVSKKLKAARSQLENQKQQLEQEQWYQECLIRGKQRLQAKPHWCPKEEGATKTTLSPISTKAIIKSKVIPKIT